The proteins below come from a single Microbacterium sp. SLBN-154 genomic window:
- a CDS encoding YlbL family protein has protein sequence MVLFDEKVTVTPPPRRPMSRATLAGIWALVVALVVLLVLTFLPTAYVIQQPGPVYNTLGTAQNADGEDVPLITVDGAETYPTDGSLDLLTVQVVGNPQRTPSWLELAGAWFDRTRAVLPLESVFPAGQTTEQRRNQSTMMMVNSQQDATAAALTEAGYDVPSDIVVYDFSEGAASQAVLEVDDIILAANGIPIDGVVDLREVINDGDGDDVELTILRDGAEQTVTVTPTEQTDANGTTSWVIGVVLATEFDFPIDVQIQLNNVGGPSAGMMFALGIVDLLSPGDLTGGEDVAGTGTITADGAVGPIGGIRQKMWGAVGAGAEWFLAPQANCDEVVGHVPDGLRVFAVEDLDDALTAVEAVAEGGDLDALPTCTATTSAAG, from the coding sequence GTGGTGCTGTTCGACGAGAAGGTGACGGTCACGCCGCCGCCACGGCGGCCGATGAGCCGAGCCACGCTGGCGGGCATCTGGGCGCTGGTGGTCGCGCTGGTCGTGCTGCTGGTCCTCACCTTCCTCCCCACCGCCTATGTGATCCAGCAGCCCGGACCGGTGTACAACACTCTGGGCACCGCGCAGAACGCCGACGGTGAGGACGTTCCGCTCATCACCGTCGACGGGGCGGAGACCTACCCCACCGACGGTTCGCTGGACCTTCTCACCGTGCAGGTCGTCGGCAACCCGCAGCGGACGCCCTCGTGGCTGGAGCTCGCCGGCGCATGGTTCGACCGCACCCGCGCGGTCCTTCCCCTCGAGTCGGTCTTCCCCGCGGGGCAGACCACCGAGCAGCGTCGGAATCAGAGCACCATGATGATGGTCAACTCCCAGCAGGACGCCACGGCGGCGGCGCTCACAGAGGCGGGATACGATGTGCCGTCGGACATCGTGGTCTACGACTTCTCCGAGGGCGCCGCCTCGCAAGCCGTCCTGGAGGTCGATGACATCATTCTGGCGGCCAACGGCATTCCCATCGACGGTGTCGTGGATCTGCGTGAGGTCATCAACGACGGCGACGGCGACGACGTCGAACTGACGATCCTGCGAGACGGCGCGGAGCAGACCGTGACGGTCACGCCGACCGAGCAGACGGACGCGAACGGCACCACCTCGTGGGTCATCGGCGTCGTGCTCGCCACCGAGTTCGATTTCCCCATCGACGTGCAGATCCAGTTGAACAACGTCGGCGGCCCGAGCGCCGGGATGATGTTCGCCCTCGGCATCGTCGACCTTCTTTCTCCCGGTGACCTGACCGGCGGCGAGGATGTCGCCGGCACCGGCACCATCACCGCCGACGGCGCCGTCGGCCCCATCGGCGGCATCCGCCAGAAGATGTGGGGCGCGGTCGGCGCCGGCGCGGAGTGGTTCCTCGCCCCGCAGGCCAACTGCGACGAGGTCGTCGGGCACGTCCCCGACGGGCTGCGCGTCTTCGCCGTGGAGGATCTCGATGATGCCCTCACCGCCGTCGAGGCCGTGGCCGAGGGCGGCGACCTCGACGCGCTTCCCACCTGCACCGCGACCACGTCCGCGGCCGGCTGA
- a CDS encoding zinc-dependent metalloprotease: protein MRQLFGGGGGAPDPEALARLSGMNIDPAMMQTIMSQLQGAFAAGSDGIPWDMTKRGALHIANQDGLSVTGGQRTDLDQAFSLANLWLGEATSVSDLSTTPKVITRGAWVEATLPVWQELAEPVATSITDALTRALSEQAPEEMRALVEGAGRLMRTVGGSLFASQLGQVVGNLSKEVVSGGDVGIPLMPDGEAAILPQNFTDFGRDLEIPDDQLALYVAARELAHARLFRHARWLRLHVISQVTEFARAIHVDTDALEDLATRFDPSEPDELRRALESGALLPPRTDAQNAALSRLENLLATIEGWVDVVTEDATSRLPSAARIAEAVRRRRAVGGPAERALGSLVGLELRPRRMREAAAMWRTVTDAVGIAGRDSLWDYPDLMPGADDIDDPSALVARLQARARGEAPARDEMDDALERLLSGEADPDGPEDPRPV from the coding sequence ATGCGCCAACTGTTCGGCGGAGGTGGCGGCGCTCCCGACCCGGAGGCGCTCGCCCGACTGTCGGGGATGAACATCGATCCCGCCATGATGCAGACGATCATGTCGCAGCTCCAGGGGGCGTTCGCCGCCGGCAGCGACGGCATCCCGTGGGACATGACCAAGCGCGGCGCCCTCCACATCGCCAACCAGGACGGATTGAGCGTCACGGGCGGCCAGCGGACCGACCTCGACCAGGCGTTCTCGCTGGCGAACCTGTGGCTCGGCGAGGCGACTTCGGTGTCGGATCTGTCGACGACGCCGAAGGTCATCACGCGGGGCGCCTGGGTCGAGGCGACGCTTCCCGTCTGGCAGGAACTGGCCGAGCCGGTGGCCACGAGCATCACCGATGCTCTCACCCGCGCGCTCAGCGAGCAGGCTCCGGAGGAGATGCGGGCGCTGGTCGAAGGTGCCGGCCGGCTCATGCGCACCGTCGGCGGCTCGCTGTTCGCCTCACAGCTGGGCCAGGTCGTCGGAAACCTGTCCAAGGAGGTCGTCAGCGGCGGAGACGTGGGCATTCCGCTCATGCCCGATGGCGAAGCGGCCATCCTGCCGCAGAACTTCACCGACTTCGGGCGCGACCTGGAGATCCCGGACGATCAGCTGGCGCTCTACGTCGCCGCCCGCGAGCTCGCACACGCGCGCCTGTTCCGCCACGCGCGCTGGCTGCGCCTGCACGTCATCTCTCAGGTCACCGAGTTCGCTCGTGCGATCCACGTCGACACCGATGCGCTGGAGGACCTCGCGACGCGATTCGATCCGTCCGAGCCCGACGAGCTGCGCCGGGCCCTGGAGAGCGGCGCTCTTCTTCCCCCGCGCACCGACGCGCAGAACGCCGCCCTCTCCCGCCTGGAGAACCTGCTCGCGACCATCGAGGGGTGGGTGGACGTGGTCACCGAGGACGCCACCTCCCGCCTTCCCTCCGCCGCGCGGATCGCCGAAGCGGTCCGCCGCCGCCGCGCGGTCGGGGGGCCCGCCGAACGCGCACTGGGCTCGCTGGTGGGCCTCGAGCTCCGGCCGCGGCGTATGCGGGAGGCTGCCGCGATGTGGCGGACGGTGACGGATGCGGTCGGCATCGCCGGTCGGGACAGCCTGTGGGACTACCCCGACCTCATGCCCGGAGCCGATGACATCGACGACCCGTCGGCGCTGGTCGCGCGACTGCAGGCACGCGCGCGGGGCGAAGCGCCGGCGCGTGACGAGATGGACGATGCGCTCGAACGCCTTCTATCGGGTGAGGCCGACCCGGACGGACCGGAGGATCCCCGACCGGTGTGA
- a CDS encoding ATP-dependent helicase, which translates to MNGPLEHLDEQQLEAVTALRGPVVVLAGAGTGKTRVITHRIAHGVDTGAYSPGRVMAVTFTTKAAGEMRARLRALGVEGVSARTFHATALAQLNYFWPTLAGDSMPSIVDNKVRLLAHAADGIGLEPDTATLRDVASEIEWRKVTMRSIEEYARDRPQGAGGLDVERVARLQRAYEDLKDQRRQIDFEDVLLACAGMIEAEPRVAATIHEQYRHFTVDEYQDVSPLQARLLELWLGDRRDLCVVGDASQTIYSFAGADPTFLLDFERRHADARVIRLERNYRSTQAILGVANALMKDRPGALRLVAAGREGGEHPEDRTDGASDAPLPTVTAFDDERDEARAVAARIRARIAAGVDPAGIAVLYRAHAQSAELLRALADVGIAASVLGGRRFFDVPEVRQAVMALRAAAVAPLTGTFVQAVRDVLRSLGLTDDPPPAGGAVRDAWEARAALLRLAEEAPEGTTLREFADDLLRRAKVQEEPTLRTVTLATLHAAKGLEWDHVHLVGLAEGVLPISYAQSFETIDEERRLAYVGITRAVRTLDLSWSRGVRDRRPSRFLQEIGTRTVRAGGAGGIGGPTRSSRQARSSSTASSPRR; encoded by the coding sequence GTGAACGGTCCGCTCGAACACCTCGACGAGCAACAGCTCGAGGCGGTGACCGCGCTGCGCGGACCCGTCGTGGTGCTCGCGGGGGCCGGAACCGGCAAGACCCGCGTCATCACCCACCGCATCGCGCACGGAGTCGATACCGGCGCCTACTCGCCGGGTCGCGTGATGGCGGTGACCTTCACCACGAAAGCCGCCGGAGAAATGCGCGCGCGTCTTCGGGCCCTCGGGGTCGAAGGGGTTTCCGCACGGACTTTCCATGCGACGGCGCTGGCGCAGTTGAACTACTTCTGGCCGACGCTCGCCGGGGACTCCATGCCGTCGATCGTCGACAACAAGGTGCGACTTCTGGCACACGCTGCCGATGGAATCGGACTCGAGCCCGACACCGCGACTCTGCGGGACGTCGCCAGCGAGATCGAGTGGCGGAAGGTCACGATGCGCTCGATCGAGGAGTACGCCCGCGATCGACCCCAGGGGGCGGGGGGTCTCGACGTCGAGCGGGTGGCGCGTCTGCAGCGGGCGTACGAGGATCTGAAAGACCAGCGTCGGCAGATCGACTTCGAAGACGTCCTGCTGGCGTGCGCGGGGATGATCGAGGCCGAGCCGCGCGTGGCCGCGACCATCCACGAGCAGTACCGTCACTTCACCGTCGACGAGTATCAGGACGTCTCGCCCCTGCAGGCCCGCCTGCTCGAGCTGTGGCTCGGCGATCGACGCGACCTGTGCGTGGTCGGCGACGCCAGCCAGACCATCTACTCGTTCGCAGGAGCGGACCCGACGTTCCTGTTGGACTTCGAGCGGCGCCACGCCGACGCCCGCGTCATCCGTCTGGAACGCAACTACCGCTCCACGCAGGCGATCCTCGGGGTCGCCAACGCGCTGATGAAGGACCGTCCCGGTGCGCTGCGCCTGGTCGCTGCCGGACGGGAGGGGGGAGAGCATCCCGAGGACCGGACGGATGGCGCGAGCGACGCGCCGCTGCCGACGGTCACCGCATTCGACGATGAGCGCGACGAGGCTCGCGCGGTGGCTGCCCGCATCCGCGCACGCATCGCGGCGGGCGTCGATCCCGCCGGGATCGCGGTGCTCTACCGGGCCCACGCGCAGTCGGCCGAGCTGCTGCGGGCGCTTGCCGACGTCGGGATCGCGGCGAGCGTGCTCGGCGGTCGCCGGTTCTTCGATGTCCCCGAGGTGCGCCAAGCGGTCATGGCGTTGCGCGCCGCCGCCGTGGCACCCCTGACAGGGACGTTCGTGCAGGCGGTCCGCGATGTGCTGCGCTCGCTCGGACTGACGGACGACCCGCCGCCGGCCGGCGGCGCCGTGCGCGATGCGTGGGAGGCGCGGGCCGCTCTGCTCCGTCTGGCGGAGGAAGCGCCGGAGGGGACCACCCTGCGGGAGTTCGCCGACGACCTGCTCCGGCGCGCGAAGGTGCAGGAGGAGCCCACGCTCCGGACCGTGACGCTCGCCACCCTCCACGCGGCGAAAGGCTTGGAGTGGGATCACGTGCATCTCGTCGGCCTCGCGGAGGGGGTGCTGCCGATCTCCTACGCGCAGTCGTTCGAGACGATCGACGAGGAGCGACGACTGGCGTACGTGGGCATCACGCGGGCCGTGCGGACCTTGGATCTGAGCTGGTCGCGCGGAGTGCGTGATCGACGCCCGTCGCGCTTCCTGCAGGAGATCGGCACCCGCACTGTTCGTGCGGGCGGTGCCGGCGGGATCGGAGGGCCGACGCGGTCGTCAAGACAAGCTCGGTCGTCGTCGACGGCGTCGTCCCCTCGCCGCTGA
- the nudC gene encoding NAD(+) diphosphatase encodes MTSSDSARTRWDRAADERNIAELIPMVLGDPATRVLAVSGERVRLRDGGLAWDTVSRWAGPAAAGQVDEWAFLGRDEHGAALVMAVLAADTGAPGDDDASVTTESLRVAAPDLDRTEAALAVTGVSLARWLLDAPFCPACGARTEVLQAGWSRRCPSCGREHFPRTDPAVIVAITNRDDPDRLLLGSNAAWPDQRYSCFAGFVEAGESLEGAVRREVREEAGVEVGEVRYRASQAWPYPRSLMVGFNAEAVDAGSARPDGEEIVSVRWFHRQEIGDALDGRGDLLLPGPASIAHRLIREWHAAGSL; translated from the coding sequence ATGACATCCTCCGACAGCGCCCGAACGCGGTGGGACCGTGCCGCGGATGAACGCAACATCGCGGAGCTCATCCCGATGGTCCTCGGCGATCCCGCGACGCGCGTCCTCGCGGTCTCGGGGGAGCGGGTGCGCCTGCGCGACGGTGGTCTCGCGTGGGACACGGTGAGCCGGTGGGCCGGCCCCGCGGCTGCCGGTCAGGTCGACGAGTGGGCGTTCCTGGGTCGAGACGAGCATGGCGCGGCCCTGGTGATGGCCGTGCTCGCCGCCGACACCGGCGCGCCGGGGGACGATGACGCGTCGGTCACGACCGAGTCGCTGCGGGTTGCCGCCCCTGACCTGGATCGCACCGAGGCGGCGCTTGCCGTCACCGGGGTGAGTCTCGCACGGTGGCTGCTCGACGCGCCGTTCTGTCCGGCCTGCGGCGCTCGCACCGAGGTCCTCCAGGCGGGGTGGTCGCGCCGTTGCCCGTCCTGCGGACGGGAGCACTTTCCCCGCACCGACCCGGCCGTGATCGTCGCGATCACGAACCGCGATGACCCTGATCGTCTGCTGCTCGGGTCGAATGCCGCGTGGCCCGATCAGCGGTACTCCTGCTTCGCGGGGTTCGTCGAGGCGGGCGAGTCGCTCGAGGGCGCGGTCCGTCGGGAGGTTCGGGAGGAGGCCGGAGTGGAGGTCGGAGAGGTGCGCTACCGGGCCTCGCAGGCGTGGCCGTACCCGCGTTCGCTCATGGTGGGGTTCAACGCCGAGGCCGTCGACGCCGGCTCTGCCCGGCCGGACGGTGAGGAGATCGTGAGCGTGCGGTGGTTTCATCGCCAGGAGATCGGCGACGCCCTCGATGGACGCGGGGATCTTCTGCTGCCCGGGCCGGCGTCGATCGCGCATCGGCTCATCCGCGAGTGGCATGCGGCGGGATCGCTGTGA
- a CDS encoding phosphotransferase — translation MARSPLTLAASVTSALPGAGVVGVAALTENSAGRYDSALVDLDDGRRVVVRAPVDDGAATETAAEVRALTVLTSGVRGLLPFRVPTVLGQTSLVGGRAVVADFLPGYRVDPPHLPAGRGAATSLGEAIAAIHALPVSVVRDEGLPARTTRQLRDDIERTVERAVATRRLPPSLDVRWSQALNAEELWRFETTVVLGGAGASSFLFEDFAGEPRVTGVLDWHGLSVGDPAGDFMWLASAPDAADDVFASYLARSVHAPDGLLRERARLYAELEFAKWLVHGQETGRSDVVDDAVELLESLAAGVAGDDIVPQDRGDVDDAIALLDRVPGPAATVVDTSMQTDAYDPAEVSAWFGDDADEQDPAEDAPAQGRSAAPADTAPLDLGPVRERLDDVGEAERASQAALRRWAVSE, via the coding sequence ATGGCACGCTCACCCCTCACTCTAGCCGCGTCGGTGACCTCGGCTCTGCCCGGCGCAGGCGTCGTCGGCGTCGCTGCGCTGACGGAGAACAGCGCCGGACGATACGACTCCGCGCTGGTCGATCTCGATGACGGACGCCGCGTTGTCGTGCGCGCCCCGGTCGATGACGGCGCGGCGACGGAGACGGCTGCCGAGGTGCGCGCACTGACCGTGCTCACGTCCGGTGTGCGCGGGCTTCTCCCCTTCCGCGTGCCGACCGTGCTGGGCCAGACATCCCTCGTCGGCGGTCGTGCCGTCGTGGCCGACTTCCTGCCGGGCTATCGCGTCGATCCGCCGCACCTGCCCGCGGGCCGCGGGGCGGCCACGTCTCTCGGAGAGGCGATCGCGGCCATCCACGCCCTCCCCGTCTCGGTCGTCCGCGACGAAGGACTCCCCGCCCGAACGACCCGCCAGCTGCGCGACGACATCGAGCGGACCGTCGAGCGCGCCGTGGCGACCCGACGTCTTCCCCCGAGCCTCGACGTGCGCTGGAGCCAGGCTCTGAACGCCGAGGAGCTGTGGCGGTTCGAGACCACCGTCGTGCTCGGCGGTGCCGGCGCGTCATCGTTCCTCTTCGAGGACTTCGCCGGCGAACCCCGTGTCACCGGCGTCTTGGACTGGCATGGGCTGAGTGTGGGCGATCCGGCGGGCGACTTCATGTGGCTGGCCTCTGCCCCCGACGCCGCTGACGACGTCTTCGCCTCCTACCTCGCCCGCAGCGTTCACGCCCCGGACGGTCTGCTTCGCGAGCGGGCTCGGCTGTACGCGGAGCTGGAGTTCGCCAAATGGCTCGTGCACGGGCAGGAGACGGGGCGGTCCGACGTCGTCGACGACGCCGTGGAGCTCCTGGAGTCGCTGGCCGCCGGCGTGGCCGGCGACGACATCGTGCCCCAGGATCGCGGCGACGTCGACGATGCGATCGCATTGCTCGACCGCGTGCCGGGACCTGCCGCGACGGTCGTGGACACCTCGATGCAGACCGACGCCTACGACCCCGCCGAGGTATCGGCATGGTTCGGTGACGATGCAGACGAACAGGACCCCGCCGAGGACGCGCCCGCACAAGGGCGGTCGGCGGCGCCGGCCGACACCGCACCGCTGGACCTCGGTCCGGTTCGCGAACGACTGGACGACGTCGGCGAAGCGGAGCGGGCGTCGCAGGCGGCGCTGCGGCGCTGGGCCGTGTCGGAGTAG
- a CDS encoding ATP-dependent DNA helicase, with product MTVAQPARLTAAVIAAALGQFPPTAEQAAVIESPLRPALVVAGAGSGKTETMAGRVVWLIANGFVRRDAVLGLTFTRKAAGELAERIQRRLRRLGEFEAAGLLPLLPELHAAGALQFFSTESAQHEATRRGYLRSLADRAGVSGGGGAGDDLLERPVVATYNSFADQIVREHAVRIGRDTDTAVLSESAAWLLMRRVVLDSDDPRLEDRPEALRTIIDAALRIARDGADNLVDFAELRRFPERFAGVLDRPSSKASVTVYKDVADAEGRVSALALLSDLAREYLDAKRRRGVIDFSDQVAGALEVVRQHASVAAELRERFRVVLLDEYQDTSVIQSDLLAELFAGTGVMAVGDPHQAIYGWRGASAGNLGGFSAAFSGEAGCGEYALMTSWRNSRDVLRAAGAVLAPLAPRSPVAVAELRPRPDAPEGAIEIAVEADIDAETERVADWFGRVRSERRRAGLPTTGAILFRSKKHMVRFGDALGRRGIAHRILGLGGLLSTPEVVDVVSALRVISDPTAGSSLIRLLAGPRWGIGLADLRALAELARRLASHDSALKPLDDIVAERVRAGAGEDRASLVDALDFVVRSAPDHGWLAAFTPEARARLKEAGAVFAGLRHAAGAPLPELIRLIESELLLDIELASNEARGPMRIASAQLRAFLDEVHAFLAADDTGSLASLLAWLDHAEKVDEFAPRTEPPEDDVVQLLTIHGSKGLEWDAVAVVRMVTDELPSAAKDTKGWLGFGVLPYEFRGDAAWLPPLPWRAEVAPTQQDLKREIDAFVAAHRARQLDEDRRLAYVAVTRAREHLLLTASPWSGTKRPRTTGVFLREIADALGIDIDEPDLESNPFDGDRRILPWPIDPLGARRERVEGAARLVREALDAPPVTPDDEVRMLLAERRARARHRSGPLPTRIPASRYKDVVPLDGAPAETSSRPLPERPYRQTRIGTLFHEWVERRSGIAGRAASLDDALWDDLDEGDTGPIGVDAAVPGTRGVDELARLQERFLASEWADLQPIEVESEIDFTMDGPDGRPHVIICKLDAVYRRGERVEIVDWKTGAPPKNARERKERMVQLELYRRAYHAKHGIPVSQIDVALYYVADDLVLRG from the coding sequence GTGACCGTCGCACAACCGGCGCGCCTGACGGCCGCGGTCATCGCCGCCGCGCTCGGACAGTTCCCGCCCACGGCCGAGCAGGCGGCGGTGATCGAGTCGCCGCTGCGTCCCGCGCTCGTGGTCGCAGGAGCCGGCAGCGGGAAGACCGAGACCATGGCCGGTCGGGTCGTGTGGCTCATCGCGAACGGCTTCGTGCGCCGTGACGCCGTCCTCGGACTGACCTTCACCCGAAAGGCGGCCGGCGAGCTGGCCGAGCGCATACAGCGTCGTCTGCGCCGGCTCGGCGAATTCGAGGCTGCCGGGTTGCTCCCCCTTCTGCCCGAGCTGCACGCCGCCGGCGCGCTGCAGTTCTTCTCCACCGAGAGTGCGCAACACGAGGCGACCCGACGGGGATATCTGCGCTCGCTCGCCGATCGTGCCGGCGTGAGCGGAGGCGGCGGGGCCGGCGATGATCTCCTCGAGCGGCCGGTCGTCGCGACCTACAACAGCTTCGCCGATCAGATCGTCCGCGAGCACGCGGTCCGTATCGGTCGTGACACCGACACCGCCGTCCTGTCGGAGTCGGCCGCGTGGCTGCTGATGAGGCGAGTGGTCCTCGATTCCGACGATCCCCGCCTCGAGGATCGTCCCGAGGCGCTGCGCACCATCATCGACGCCGCGCTGCGCATCGCCCGCGACGGCGCCGACAACCTCGTCGACTTCGCTGAGCTGCGACGCTTCCCCGAGAGGTTCGCCGGAGTCCTGGATCGTCCCTCCAGCAAGGCGTCCGTCACCGTCTACAAAGACGTCGCTGACGCGGAGGGCCGGGTGTCGGCTCTCGCCCTGCTGTCGGACCTCGCTCGGGAGTATCTCGACGCGAAACGCCGACGCGGCGTCATCGACTTCTCCGACCAGGTGGCCGGGGCGCTGGAGGTGGTTCGTCAGCACGCCAGCGTGGCCGCCGAGCTGCGCGAGCGTTTCCGGGTCGTCCTCCTCGACGAGTATCAGGACACCTCGGTGATCCAGTCCGACCTGTTGGCCGAGCTGTTCGCCGGTACCGGGGTGATGGCGGTGGGCGACCCCCATCAGGCGATCTACGGCTGGCGCGGAGCGAGCGCGGGCAACCTGGGCGGATTCTCCGCCGCCTTCTCGGGCGAGGCGGGCTGTGGCGAATACGCCCTGATGACCAGCTGGCGCAACAGCCGTGACGTCCTGCGCGCCGCGGGCGCCGTCCTCGCGCCCCTCGCTCCGCGCTCGCCGGTCGCCGTGGCCGAGCTCCGCCCGCGGCCGGACGCGCCGGAGGGTGCGATCGAGATCGCCGTCGAAGCCGATATCGACGCCGAGACGGAGCGGGTGGCCGACTGGTTCGGGCGGGTGCGCTCCGAGCGGCGTCGTGCCGGTCTCCCCACCACCGGCGCCATCCTCTTCCGCAGCAAGAAGCACATGGTGCGTTTCGGGGACGCCCTGGGGCGACGAGGTATCGCGCATCGCATCCTGGGCCTGGGCGGATTGCTCTCCACGCCTGAGGTGGTCGATGTCGTCAGCGCTCTCCGCGTCATCAGCGACCCCACCGCAGGTTCGTCCCTCATCCGCCTCCTCGCGGGTCCGCGGTGGGGTATCGGGCTGGCCGACCTCCGCGCGCTCGCCGAACTCGCCCGGCGCCTCGCGAGCCACGACTCCGCACTGAAACCTCTCGACGACATCGTCGCGGAGCGGGTCCGCGCCGGTGCGGGGGAGGACCGCGCATCGCTGGTCGACGCCCTGGATTTCGTGGTGCGCTCCGCGCCCGATCACGGCTGGCTCGCGGCCTTCACGCCCGAGGCGCGCGCGCGTCTGAAGGAGGCGGGGGCCGTGTTCGCGGGGCTCCGCCATGCCGCCGGCGCGCCCCTGCCCGAGCTCATCCGCCTGATCGAGTCGGAACTGCTGCTGGACATCGAACTCGCCTCGAACGAGGCGCGCGGGCCCATGCGGATCGCCTCGGCACAGCTGCGGGCGTTCCTCGATGAGGTGCACGCCTTCCTCGCCGCCGACGACACGGGGTCGTTGGCGAGCCTCCTGGCATGGCTCGATCACGCTGAGAAGGTCGATGAGTTCGCTCCCCGGACGGAGCCTCCCGAAGACGATGTCGTCCAGTTGCTGACGATCCACGGATCGAAGGGTCTGGAATGGGATGCCGTCGCCGTGGTCCGCATGGTCACCGACGAACTGCCCTCCGCCGCGAAGGACACGAAGGGGTGGCTGGGCTTCGGGGTTCTGCCCTACGAGTTCCGGGGAGATGCGGCATGGCTTCCGCCCCTGCCGTGGCGGGCGGAGGTCGCTCCCACCCAGCAGGATCTCAAGCGCGAGATCGACGCTTTCGTCGCCGCCCATCGCGCCCGGCAGCTCGACGAGGACCGACGGCTGGCCTATGTCGCCGTCACACGCGCGCGTGAGCACCTGTTGTTGACCGCCTCGCCCTGGTCGGGGACGAAACGGCCGAGGACCACGGGGGTGTTCCTTCGCGAGATCGCCGATGCACTCGGCATCGACATCGACGAGCCCGATCTCGAGTCCAATCCGTTCGACGGCGACCGAAGGATCCTCCCGTGGCCCATCGATCCGCTCGGGGCCCGTCGAGAGCGCGTCGAGGGGGCGGCGCGCCTGGTGCGGGAGGCGCTGGATGCGCCTCCGGTCACCCCGGACGACGAGGTGCGGATGCTGCTGGCTGAACGTCGTGCGCGTGCACGACACCGTTCCGGGCCCCTCCCCACCCGTATCCCGGCCTCGCGGTACAAGGACGTCGTTCCCCTGGACGGCGCACCCGCCGAGACGAGCTCGCGTCCGCTACCTGAGCGCCCCTACCGCCAGACGCGTATCGGGACGCTCTTCCACGAGTGGGTGGAACGGCGATCGGGGATCGCCGGGCGCGCGGCGTCACTGGACGACGCGCTCTGGGACGACCTCGATGAGGGGGACACCGGACCGATCGGCGTCGACGCCGCTGTCCCCGGGACGCGAGGAGTCGATGAGCTGGCTCGGCTGCAGGAGCGCTTCCTGGCCTCCGAGTGGGCGGATCTCCAGCCGATCGAGGTGGAGAGCGAGATCGACTTCACCATGGACGGTCCCGACGGTCGCCCCCACGTCATAATTTGCAAGCTCGACGCGGTGTACCGTCGCGGCGAGCGCGTGGAGATCGTCGACTGGAAGACCGGCGCGCCGCCGAAGAACGCGCGGGAGCGCAAGGAGCGCATGGTGCAGCTCGAGCTCTACCGTCGGGCCTATCACGCCAAGCACGGCATCCCGGTGTCGCAGATCGACGTGGCGCTCTACTACGTCGCGGACGACCTCGTCCTGCGAGGGTGA